From a single Canis aureus isolate CA01 chromosome 5, VMU_Caureus_v.1.0, whole genome shotgun sequence genomic region:
- the YIPF5 gene encoding protein YIPF5 isoform X2, protein MMQPQQPYTGQIFQPTQAYTPTTPQPFYGNNFEDEPPLLEELGINFDHIWQKTLTVLHPLKVADGSIMNETDLAGPMVFCLAFGATLLLAGKIQFGYVYGISAIGCLGMFCLLNLMSMTGVSFGCVASVLGYCLLPMILLSSFAVIFSLQGMVGIILTAGIIGWCSFSASKIFISALAMEGQQLLVAYPCALLYGVFALISVF, encoded by the exons ATGATGCAGCCACAACAGCCATACACCGGGCAGATTTTTCAGCCAACTCAGGCATACACTCCAACAACACCTCAGCCATTCTATGGAAACAATTTTGAAGATGAGCCACCCTTATTAGAAG aattAGGTATCAATTTTGACCACATCTGGCAAAAAACACTAACAGTGTTACATCCGTTAAAAGTAGCAGATGGCAGCATCATGAATGAGACTGATTTGGCAGGACCAATGGTTTTTTGCCTTGCCTTTGGAGCCACGTTGTTACTG GCTGGCAAAATCCAGTTTGGCTATGTATATGGGATCAGTGCAATTGGATGTCTAGGAATGTTTTGTTTACTAAATTTAATGAGTATGACAGGTGTTTCATTTGGGTGTGTGGCAAGTGTCCTTGGATATTGTCTTCTTCCCATGATCCTACTTTCCAGCTTTGCAGTGATATTTTCTTTGCA AGGAATGGTAGGAATCATTCTCACTGCTGGAATCATTGGATGGTGTAGTTTTTCTGcttccaaaatttttatttctgcattagCCATGGAAGGACAGCAACTCCTAGTAGCATATCCTTGTGCTTTGTTATATGGAGTCTTTGCcctaatttctgttttttga
- the YIPF5 gene encoding protein YIPF5 isoform X1, translating into MAGFENLNTDFYQTSYSIDDQSQQSYDYGGSGGPYSKQYAGYDYSQQGRFVPPEMMQPQQPYTGQIFQPTQAYTPTTPQPFYGNNFEDEPPLLEELGINFDHIWQKTLTVLHPLKVADGSIMNETDLAGPMVFCLAFGATLLLAGKIQFGYVYGISAIGCLGMFCLLNLMSMTGVSFGCVASVLGYCLLPMILLSSFAVIFSLQGMVGIILTAGIIGWCSFSASKIFISALAMEGQQLLVAYPCALLYGVFALISVF; encoded by the exons ATGGCAGGCTTTGAGAACTTAAACACGGATTTCTACCAGACCAGTTACAGCATCGATGACCAGTCACAACAGTCCTATGATTACGGAGGAAGTGGAGGACCCTATAGCAA ACAGTATGCTGGCTATGACTACTCGCAGCAAGGCCGATTTGTCCCTCCAGAGATGATGCAGCCACAACAGCCATACACCGGGCAGATTTTTCAGCCAACTCAGGCATACACTCCAACAACACCTCAGCCATTCTATGGAAACAATTTTGAAGATGAGCCACCCTTATTAGAAG aattAGGTATCAATTTTGACCACATCTGGCAAAAAACACTAACAGTGTTACATCCGTTAAAAGTAGCAGATGGCAGCATCATGAATGAGACTGATTTGGCAGGACCAATGGTTTTTTGCCTTGCCTTTGGAGCCACGTTGTTACTG GCTGGCAAAATCCAGTTTGGCTATGTATATGGGATCAGTGCAATTGGATGTCTAGGAATGTTTTGTTTACTAAATTTAATGAGTATGACAGGTGTTTCATTTGGGTGTGTGGCAAGTGTCCTTGGATATTGTCTTCTTCCCATGATCCTACTTTCCAGCTTTGCAGTGATATTTTCTTTGCA AGGAATGGTAGGAATCATTCTCACTGCTGGAATCATTGGATGGTGTAGTTTTTCTGcttccaaaatttttatttctgcattagCCATGGAAGGACAGCAACTCCTAGTAGCATATCCTTGTGCTTTGTTATATGGAGTCTTTGCcctaatttctgttttttga